GTATAagtcttctctttcttttaacttttaaatctgGTTTCAGAACCAAAGAGAGCTCCCTTTATTTAATCAGTGGGTGGTGATGTCATGATGTGTGAGATGATGGTTAAAGGGTGCTTCTGCTTATACAGATGAAAGCATAAGACTTACTGTGAGTAAACCATGACTGAAATTTGgagataaaatttattttaggaGCTGTTGGTTCATTTCATCTCAAGCAAATGCCAGTTATTAAGACTATAAGGTCTGTCTGACAGTAGAGCCCCAAGGATAAGGCAGGATAAAAGTGGAAGTTTATTTGTtatctataaataaatatctacCCTCCATTTCTCAAAAGGCTGCTAGATTACATTTGATGATCATTTTCAGATAGCctagagacaaagaaagaaagtcaTGTTAAGAATTTATGACATCAGAAGTCCTCATATTCTCAGAgcctttgtggtttttttttttattttatttcattttatttttttttttttttttttgctctcacTCTGATTCTTTATTTGATCCTTCACAGAAACCCAGACTCAGCTGAGAAGCGTCATCGACCAGGGAGCTGTCTGGTGGACATCAACGGCCACCAGGATGAAAATGTCAAGGCCTTCTCTCGCCCGCTGTTAGCAGGGTCCCGCtcatattttaatttctatatcAACGAGGAGGATCAAGGTCAAGGCAAGCAAAGAGAAGGAGACAACAGGAGTTCTACCAAAGACAAAAGAAGCAGATGTATCAGTACCTCTGGGATGGACGAGATGGAGGAGGACATTGAGGAAGTTGGGGGACACCAACCCCTTAATGGACTAATAAAGGAGAATAAGATGGACAGAGAATGTGCTTTTCTGTCTCACTTCAACATCCCCAACTTTGTGAACTTGGATCACAGTTCTACACTTGGAGAGGATGATCTGCTGTATGAGCCATCAGTTGTACTGGAGCATCAGTCTCAAGCTCGCCATGTTCACTGTGACCCCCACTGAGGCTgcttctacaaaaaaaaaaagcattgctATAGCGGTAGTGTAATGTTATTTGCTTTCCATTCAGGCGTCAGTAATGAAGGGACAGAGGGAAATACATGCCCCTTGGAGACATGAGTTTTTCCCATAAAGCATTTGAATTGAGTTATAAAAAAGAATAGCATTCAGATTAACATGCAAAAGGGCACAGAAATAGTAGCTCACACCTGCATAACATTTTCCTTCTGTAGATGAGATTGCTTTAGAAATGATAACTGCTATTTTGATTACTTAAGCTTGAATTTTGAGTTGTGCTGCATCTGGAATTTATTTTCCACTCAGCAGTGGAAAATAATGAAAGAGCAATAGGGTTATGGGGGAGAGAAGCTTTGTAAAattcattcagctgtttttgcTTTCAACTTGTTCCAAGCAGTTCTGAACTCTGGGCAATATCCATCACAAATGTAAACTGGTAGACCAACAACATGAAAAGCATCGAACACAATGATTGTTGTCCTCAAATAAAATGCCTTCTATTACAAAAAGTAGAGCGTGC
The sequence above is drawn from the Melanotaenia boesemani isolate fMelBoe1 chromosome 22, fMelBoe1.pri, whole genome shotgun sequence genome and encodes:
- the LOC121634180 gene encoding melanocortin-2 receptor accessory protein 2A-like; protein product: MSDFHNRSQISARRSDYVWQYEYYDDEEPVSFEGLKAHRYSIVIGFWVGLAVFVIFMFFVLTLLTKTGAPHQENPDSAEKRHRPGSCLVDINGHQDENVKAFSRPLLAGSRSYFNFYINEEDQGQGKQREGDNRSSTKDKRSRCISTSGMDEMEEDIEEVGGHQPLNGLIKENKMDRECAFLSHFNIPNFVNLDHSSTLGEDDLLYEPSVVLEHQSQARHVHCDPH